The following proteins are encoded in a genomic region of Rattus rattus isolate New Zealand chromosome 2, Rrattus_CSIRO_v1, whole genome shotgun sequence:
- the Tcirg1 gene encoding LOW QUALITY PROTEIN: V-type proton ATPase 116 kDa subunit a (The sequence of the model RefSeq protein was modified relative to this genomic sequence to represent the inferred CDS: inserted 1 base in 1 codon): MGSMFRSEEVALVQLLLPTASAYNCVSQLGELGLVEFRDLNESVSAFQRRFVVDVRRCEELEKTFTFLREEVQRAGLTLTPPEGTLPAPPPRDLLRIQEETDRLAQELRDVRGNQQALRAQLHQLQLHSAVLGQSHAPPMAAVHTEGPTTERTPLLSATPGPHADLKVNFVAGAVEPCKAAALERLLWRACRGFLIASFKETEGQLEDPVTGEPATWMTFVISYWGEQIGQKVRKITDCFHCHVFPYLEQEEARLRTLQQLQQQSQELQEVLGETDRFLSQVLGRVQQLLPPGQVQIRKMKAVYLTLNQCSVNTTHKCLIAEVWCATRDLPTVQQALQSGSSEEGVSAVAHRIPCQDMPPTLIRTNRFTSSFQGIVDAYGVGRYREVNPAPYTIITFPFXFAVMFGDVGHGLLMFLFALAMVLTENRPAVKTTRNEIWQTFFGGRYLLLLMGLFSIYTGFIYNECFSRATTIFPSGWSVAAMANQSGWSDEYLSQHPMLTLNPNITGVFLGPYPFGIDPIWSLATNHLSFLNSFKMKMSVILGVTHMAFGVFLSIFNHVHFGQAHRLLLETVPELIFLLGLFGYLVFLIVYKWLYVSAASASSAPSILIHFINMFLFSQNPTNRLLFHGQVVVQYALVVLALATVPILLLGTPLYLLRQHRRRNTQRRPTAGRQDEDSDKLLASPDASTLENSWSPDEEKAGSSGDEEEAEFVPSEIFMHQAIHTIEFCLGCISNTASYLRLWALSLAHAQLSEVLWAMVMRIGLGMGREIGVAAVVLVPVFAAFAVLTVAILLVMEGLSAFLHALRLHWVEFQNKFYSGTGYKLSPFAFTVDSD; this comes from the exons ATGGGCTCCATGTTCCGGAGTGAAGAGGTGGCCTTGGTCCAGCTCCTGTTGCCCACAGCATCTGCCTACAACTGTGTGAGCCAGCTGGGTGAGCTGGGCCTCGTGGAGTTCAGAGAC CTCAACGAATCGGTGAGTGCCTTCCAGAGACGCTTCGTGGTAGATGTCCGGCGCTGCGAGGAGCTGGAGAAGACCTTCA CCTTCTTGCGGGAAGAAGTGCAGCGGGCAGGCCTGACACTGACCCCACCCGAGGGGACACTGCCAGCACCACCTCCCCGAGACCTGCTGCGCATCCAGGAGGAAACGGACCGCTTGGCCCAGGAGCTTCGGGATGTTCGAGGCAACCAACAGGCACTTCGGGCCCAGCTGCACCAGCTACAGCTCCACTCAGCCGTGCTGGGCCAGAGCCACGCCCCTCCG ATGGCAGCTGTCCATACGGAGGGACCCACCACTGAGAGAACACCCCTGCTTTCAGCCACCCCAGGGCCACATGCAGACCTGAAGGTCAA TTTTGTGGCAGGTGCTGTGGAGCCCTGCAAGGCTGCAGCCCTGGAGCGCCTGCTTTGGAGAGCTTGCCGCGGCTTCCTCATTGCCAGCTTTAAGGAGACTGAGGGGCAGCTGGAGGACCCGGTGACG GGTGAGCCTGCAACTTGGATGACCTTTGTCATCTCCTACTGGGGTGAGCAGATCGGACAGAAGGTCCGGAAGATCACAGACTG CTTTCACTGTCATGTCTTCCCGTACCTGGAGCAGGAGGAAGCCCGGCTCAGGACcttgcagcagctgcagcagcagagcCAGGAGCTTCAGGAG gTCCTGGGGGAGACAGACCGGTTCCTGAGCCAGGTGTTGGGCCGGGTGCAGCAGCTGCTGCCCCCAGGGCAGGTGCAGATCCGAAAGATGAAGGCGGTGTACCTGACCCTCAACCAGTGCAGTGTGAACACCACACACAAGTGCCTCATTGCAGAGGTCTGGTGTGCCACGAGGGACCTTCCCACTGTACAGCAGGCGCTGCAGAGCGGCTCG AGTGAGGAAGGAGTGAGTGCTGTGGCTCACCGCATCCCTTGCCAGGACATGCCTCCAACCCTCATCAGGACCAACCGCTTCACCTCCAGCTTCCAGGGCATTGTGGATGCGTATGGTGTGGGCCGATACAGGGAAGTCAACCCTG CTCCCTACACCATCATCacattccctt tctttgctGTGATGTTTGGCGATGTGGGCCACGGACTGCTCATGTTTCTCTTCGCCCTGGCTATGGTCCTCACTGAGAACCGACCAGCTGTGAAGACCACGCGAAATGAG ATCTGGCAGACCTTCTTTGGGGGTCGCTACCTACTCCTGCTCATGGGTCTGTTCTCCATCTACACGGGCTTCATCTACAACGAGTGCTTCAGCCGAGCCACCACTATTTTCCCCTCAGGCTGGAGTGTGGCTGCCATGGCCAACCAGTCAGGCTGGAG TGACGAGTATCTGTCCCAGCACCCCATGCTTACCCTGAACCCTAACATCACTGGTGTCTTCCTCGGACCTTATCCCTTCGGCATTGACCCG ATCTGGAGCCTGGCCACCAACCACCTGAGCTTCCTCAACTCCTTCAAGATGAAGATGTCTGTCATCCTTGGGGTCACACACATGGCCTTTGGGGTGTTCCTCAGCATCTTCAACCACGT GCACTTTGGCCAGGCCCACCGGCTACTGCTGGAGACCGTGCCTGAGCTCATCTTCCTGTTGGGCCTCTTTGGCTACCTTGTTTTCCTCATTGTCTACAAGTGGCTCTACGTCTCAGCTGCCAGCGCCTCATCGGCCCCCAGTATCCTCATTCACTTCATCAATATGTTCCTCTTCTCCCAAAACCCCACCAATCGGCTGCTCTTCCACGGGCAG GTAGTGGTACAGTATgcgctggtggtcctggctttgGCCACAGTTCCTATCCTGCTGCTGGGCACACCCTTGTACCTTCTGCGCCAGCACCGCCGAAGAAACACTCAGAGAAGGCCTACAGCAGGCAGACag GATGAGGACAGTGACAAGCTTCTGGCCTCCCCGGATGCTTCCACCTTGGAGAACAGCTGGAGCCCTGATGAGGAGAAGGCTGGGAGCTCAGGAGATGAAGAAGAAGCTGAG TTTGTCCCTTCGGAGATCTTCATGCACCAAGCCATCCACACCATTGAGTTCTGCCTGGGCTGCATCTCCAACACAGCCTCCTACTTGCGTCTCTGGGCCCTGAGCCTGGCTCATGCTC AGCTGTCTGAGGTCCTGTGGGCCATGGTGATGCGCATAGGCCTAGGCATGGGCCGAGAGATTGGTGTGGCAGCTGTGGTGCTGGTCCCTGTGTTTGCTGCCTTTGCTGTGTTGACTGTGGCCATCTTGCTAGTGATGGAggggctctcagccttcctgcaTGCCCTGCGGTTGCACTG GGTGGAGTTCCAGAACAAGTTCTATTCAGGGACCGGCTACAAGCTCAGCCCCTTTGCCTTCACTGTGGACAGTGACTAG